A genomic segment from Polyangium mundeleinium encodes:
- a CDS encoding DUF4215 domain-containing protein: MTAFRHAGIFLAFTLFAACSLVNAPDPVKGKGEGGEGGEGGTGGGGPPSPCGNGVYQTGEECDDGNDIETDSCLSTCKKPTCGDGFVWEGVEGCDDGNMVNDDGCTNDCRLSTCGDGTIQEGEDCDDSNTDDTDNCTSACKVATCGDGFVHAGFEACDDGNKDDTDACLQGCIAATCGDGFVQVGVEECDDMNMSNTDGCVGTCKNAVCGDGFVQSGVEECDDGNLLGGDGCGAGCTLDNLLPQCMNYIVLDTADRNIGHVDGSTRVCDSTMNGSWYRFMGAAGTMMATSPPPENVCATHAPGWVQGAYPQAQGQVVNATACFNWSGNPCNWSSAIQIAHCGSYYVFQLPPAPVCQLRYCGTN; encoded by the coding sequence ATGACCGCCTTTCGCCACGCTGGGATTTTCCTCGCCTTCACGCTTTTCGCTGCCTGCTCCCTCGTCAACGCGCCCGATCCCGTGAAAGGGAAAGGTGAGGGCGGCGAGGGCGGCGAGGGCGGTACGGGCGGCGGCGGACCGCCGTCCCCCTGTGGAAACGGCGTGTATCAGACCGGCGAGGAATGCGACGACGGCAACGACATCGAGACCGACAGTTGCCTCTCCACCTGCAAGAAGCCGACATGCGGCGACGGGTTCGTCTGGGAGGGCGTCGAGGGGTGCGACGACGGCAACATGGTGAACGACGACGGCTGCACGAATGACTGCAGGCTCTCCACCTGCGGCGATGGCACGATCCAGGAAGGCGAGGATTGCGACGACAGCAACACGGACGACACCGACAACTGCACGTCGGCGTGCAAGGTCGCGACCTGCGGGGATGGATTCGTGCACGCGGGGTTCGAGGCCTGCGACGACGGGAACAAGGACGACACGGACGCGTGCCTGCAAGGCTGCATCGCCGCGACGTGTGGCGATGGGTTCGTCCAGGTCGGCGTCGAGGAATGCGACGACATGAACATGTCGAACACCGACGGGTGCGTCGGGACGTGCAAGAACGCGGTCTGCGGCGACGGCTTCGTGCAATCCGGCGTGGAGGAGTGCGACGACGGGAACCTCCTCGGCGGCGACGGCTGCGGGGCAGGCTGCACGCTGGATAACCTGCTGCCGCAGTGCATGAACTACATCGTGCTCGACACGGCCGACCGGAACATCGGACACGTCGACGGGAGCACGCGGGTCTGCGATTCGACCATGAACGGGAGCTGGTATCGCTTCATGGGCGCCGCCGGGACGATGATGGCCACCTCGCCGCCCCCCGAAAACGTCTGCGCGACGCACGCGCCGGGCTGGGTCCAGGGGGCCTACCCGCAAGCCCAGGGCCAGGTGGTGAACGCGACGGCGTGCTTCAACTGGTCCGGAAACCCCTGCAACTGGTCGTCGGCGATCCAGATCGCCCATTGCGGGAGTTATTACGTGTTCCAGCTCCCGCCGGCGCCGGTCTGCCAGCTACGGTATTGCGGGACGAACTGA
- a CDS encoding DUF4215 domain-containing protein: protein MNNKSYAGMCLALSLFAACSLVNAPDPVKGSGEGGEGGEGGTGGGVPSPCGNGVYQTGEECDDGNDVETDGCLSTCKQAKCGDGFVWEGVEGCDDGNMVEDDGCTNTCKLSTCGDGTIQEGEDCDDSNMDDTDNCTSACKVATCGDGFVHAGFEACDDGNKDDTDACLQGCIAATCGDGFVQVGVEECDDMNVSNTDGCVGTCKNAVCGDGFVRAGVEACDDGNLLGGDGCGPACTLDNLLPQCMNYAVLSEADRNVNFNDGDLGVEICDSDTLGEGWYRFMGAAGVQMPTFPPPEYACGTDAPGWVQGSYPLNQGEVVNATVCFNWSGNTCEWSSSIQIAHCGGYYVFYLPLTPVCTLRYCGTN, encoded by the coding sequence ATGAACAACAAGAGCTACGCGGGCATGTGCCTGGCCCTCTCGCTCTTCGCCGCCTGCTCGCTCGTCAACGCGCCCGATCCCGTGAAGGGCAGCGGCGAGGGCGGCGAGGGCGGCGAAGGCGGGACCGGCGGCGGGGTCCCGTCGCCCTGCGGGAACGGCGTGTATCAGACCGGCGAGGAATGCGACGACGGCAACGACGTCGAGACGGACGGCTGTCTCTCGACCTGCAAGCAGGCGAAATGCGGCGATGGGTTCGTCTGGGAGGGCGTCGAGGGCTGCGACGACGGCAACATGGTCGAGGACGACGGCTGCACGAATACCTGCAAGCTCTCCACCTGCGGCGACGGCACGATCCAGGAAGGCGAGGATTGCGACGACAGCAACATGGACGACACCGACAACTGCACGTCGGCGTGCAAGGTCGCGACCTGCGGGGATGGATTCGTGCACGCGGGGTTCGAGGCCTGCGACGACGGGAACAAGGACGACACGGACGCGTGCCTGCAAGGCTGCATCGCCGCGACGTGCGGCGACGGGTTCGTCCAGGTGGGCGTCGAGGAATGCGACGACATGAACGTGTCGAACACCGACGGGTGCGTCGGGACGTGCAAGAACGCGGTCTGCGGCGACGGCTTCGTACGGGCCGGCGTGGAGGCGTGCGACGACGGGAACCTCCTCGGCGGCGACGGCTGCGGGCCGGCCTGCACGCTGGACAACCTCCTGCCGCAATGCATGAACTACGCGGTGCTGAGCGAGGCGGATCGAAACGTCAATTTCAATGACGGCGACCTCGGGGTCGAGATCTGTGACAGCGATACACTCGGGGAGGGCTGGTACCGGTTCATGGGCGCTGCGGGCGTCCAGATGCCGACGTTCCCGCCCCCCGAGTATGCCTGCGGCACCGACGCGCCCGGCTGGGTCCAGGGTTCGTACCCGCTGAACCAGGGCGAGGTCGTGAACGCCACGGTGTGCTTCAACTGGTCGGGCAACACGTGCGAGTGGTCGTCCTCGATCCAGATCGCGCATTGCGGAGGGTATTACGTCTTCTACCTGCCGCTGACACCGGTTTGCACCCTCCGGTACTGCGGTACGAACTGA
- the rnz gene encoding ribonuclease Z, translated as MSSLRLTFLGTSAAAPTAYRNLSGLFVKREGQSFLFDCGEGTQRQMIRYGTGFSLDAVFFTHFHADHYLGIIGFLRTLGMLGRTEPLALIGPRSAATFLPKVICLGAEDAPLPVTIAEAEPGDVVFRGEGYRIEAFATDHRIASVGYALIEDARPGRFDAAAARAAGVPEGPLFGKLQRGEVVRLRDGRTITPREVMGPPRPGRRIVISGDTRPCEGTTRAAEGADVLVHEATFGDQEQARARDTRHATAREAAIVARDAGVRRLVLTHLSTRYDRDPDILLGQAREELGERAPVMVAEDGDGIDLPLHD; from the coding sequence ATGTCGAGCCTCCGCCTCACCTTTCTCGGGACGTCCGCCGCAGCCCCGACCGCGTACCGGAACCTGTCCGGCCTCTTCGTCAAGCGCGAAGGACAGAGCTTCCTCTTCGACTGCGGCGAGGGCACCCAGCGGCAGATGATCCGCTACGGTACGGGCTTCTCGCTCGACGCCGTGTTCTTCACCCATTTCCACGCCGACCATTACCTCGGCATCATCGGCTTTTTGCGCACGCTCGGGATGCTCGGCCGCACCGAGCCGCTCGCGCTCATCGGCCCCCGCAGCGCCGCGACGTTCCTGCCCAAGGTGATCTGCCTCGGCGCCGAGGACGCGCCCCTGCCCGTGACGATCGCCGAGGCCGAGCCCGGCGACGTGGTCTTCCGCGGAGAAGGGTATCGCATCGAGGCGTTCGCGACCGACCATCGCATTGCCTCCGTGGGCTACGCGCTCATCGAGGATGCACGGCCCGGCCGGTTCGACGCGGCCGCAGCACGCGCGGCCGGCGTGCCCGAGGGGCCGCTCTTCGGCAAGCTGCAGCGCGGCGAGGTGGTGCGGCTGCGGGACGGGCGTACGATCACGCCCCGCGAGGTGATGGGCCCCCCGCGGCCCGGACGGCGGATCGTGATATCGGGGGATACACGGCCTTGCGAGGGCACGACACGCGCAGCGGAAGGGGCCGACGTGCTGGTGCACGAGGCGACGTTCGGCGATCAGGAGCAGGCGCGCGCGCGGGACACGCGGCACGCGACGGCGCGGGAGGCGGCGATCGTGGCGCGCGACGCGGGCGTGCGGCGGCTCGTGCTCACGCACCTGTCGACACGATACGATCGGGATCCGGACATTCTGCTCGGCCAGGCGCGCGAGGAGCTCGGGGAGCGGGCGCCCGTGATGGTGGCCGAGGACGGCGACGGGATCGATCTGCCCCTGCACGATTGA
- a CDS encoding M15 family metallopeptidase yields the protein MLDPRDDRRALRRALPGHVALGLVFALAVAAAAHASTAPEVPLEGISCNEQKPLPFLVRGNYALQDGMPAEERKARIEMQTRALRFRTERYGRSFGTVPLEWNERAVGDYIEQVRFLGLPVQVNRRIVPALRCVEQAITMRCGHTPYEPQRLLGVRGKNTFHNGEVSNHLYGIAIDIDPERNPCCRCVEPFPDHPACRKREATAYERAELPRCWIETFERYGFYWLGHDRLEDTMHFEFLGDPDRITSTP from the coding sequence GTGCTCGATCCCCGCGACGACCGCCGCGCCTTGCGTCGCGCCCTGCCCGGGCACGTGGCGCTCGGGCTCGTGTTCGCGCTGGCGGTCGCGGCGGCGGCGCACGCGTCGACCGCGCCCGAGGTGCCGCTGGAAGGAATTTCCTGCAACGAGCAAAAGCCGCTGCCGTTTCTGGTGCGCGGCAACTACGCGCTCCAGGACGGGATGCCGGCCGAGGAGCGCAAAGCCCGCATCGAGATGCAAACACGGGCGCTCCGATTCCGGACGGAGCGGTATGGAAGGTCCTTTGGGACGGTGCCGCTCGAATGGAACGAGCGCGCGGTCGGCGACTACATCGAGCAGGTACGTTTCCTCGGCCTGCCCGTGCAGGTGAACCGCCGGATCGTGCCGGCGCTGCGCTGCGTGGAGCAGGCGATCACGATGCGCTGCGGCCATACCCCCTACGAGCCGCAGCGCCTGCTCGGCGTGCGCGGCAAGAACACGTTCCACAACGGCGAGGTTTCGAACCACCTCTATGGGATCGCGATCGACATCGATCCCGAGCGGAACCCCTGCTGCCGCTGCGTGGAGCCGTTCCCGGACCATCCGGCATGCCGCAAGCGCGAAGCGACCGCCTACGAGCGCGCAGAGCTTCCGCGCTGCTGGATCGAGACCTTCGAGCGATACGGGTTCTACTGGCTCGGGCACGACCGGCTCGAGGACACGATGCACTTCGAGTTCCTCGGCGACCCGGACCGGATCACGTCCACGCCGTAA